The segment ATTAAGTTGGTATGAGCCACCTGTCATTTAACATATACAAAATTACACAAAGTGAAGATTACATTGTATTTTTGGGTTATGGAAACACCAGTTACCATGGTGAAAAAACAATACTAACATGAACTGTTAATGAAATGTGGAAACTACTCCTGAATAGAATGAATGTCATACCTTCATGGAAATGCTTCCCAGCTAACACACACAGTACCAGTTATGTCATATATTGTTACTGTACTTTTATTTCACCGCAGATACTGAATCGGTAcagcatgtttttctttttacttaaaCTGCATCAACATCTTTCATGCacgtctttcaaaataaaagtcttgcatcagaaatttatttttttgttattgattAAATTTCATTGGCAGTACACTCCGCGACCCACTCAAAACTGTCTGGGTGGCAACCCACGAGTTGAGAAACGCTGTCATATAGCTCATCTCATATCTCTGGGTCTGAGACTCAACACCAAAAAGAGCTTTCTCTCTCCTGCAGGGAGGACAATGATTTTCACCGTTGTATGGGACTCGATCACGATGCAGGCACAGATATCTTCTGCATGTGTCTAATCTATTCTAATTTACTGTCCATTTTGCCTCACCGATGTGTTATATTTGACAACtgcagtcacggaaaatgaaagaaaacactgtagttaaaatatttaatattcacagatgaaagtttggtacttatgaagttatgtgcgtttcttaaaatgaattcaagcaggataaatgtcaagcctgtgcctgaaccTGTGATTATATCTTTTCTaatctacatggtattaaaccatattttagatttgacacatttaaaaggtgtgcagtattatttatagtatattaATTATGCCATATATTATTCTAAAGAAATcgtggtttactttgcattggAACATTAAAAGTGGTaacctattttaggggggtaggctacatgaattaatatgcaaaatgtcaatattttcacatattaggcctatattttaatttatattttaagattcctttaataaaacaacatccaTTTTTGTCAAGCACTACTTTGTTATTTTATTACCTgaactttattttgacagataacttcttgggaaaaagATATTTGTCTGTACACTGATTAAGAAAAGTGTGTTTTATAAACTAGCACTGTATACTTACGTTCCCATTATTTAGACCTAATtcaaacaagaaacgaataaattaaacctgcacgatttaaCTAAATCATTGAAACTAAAGAATGGACTGATTGATAAAACGTCCTCAggtttaaactcaagttctctcattataatcaacaaaatgcacacaatgtcaagtcaagtcaagtcacctttatttatatagcgctttaaacaaaatacattgtgccaaagcaactgaacaacattcattaggaaaacagtgtgtcaataatgcaaaatgatagttaaagacaattcagtgatgtcatctcagttcagtttaaatagggagccagtgcagtgtggacaggaccgggctaatatggtcatacttcctggttctagtaagaactcttgctgctgcattttggactagctgtagtttgtttaccaagcgtgcagaacaaccacccaataaagcattacaatagtctaaccttgaagtcataaatgcatggattaacatttctgcatttgacattgagagcataggccgtaatttagatatatttttgagatgggaTAGTGTGATTGGATAGTGTTGGAGCCTTCGTGTCTGTGacattatatttgaaatataaattgtaatataaattGCTTTGTTTTAAAGTATTTGCCAAATGTAAAAAGTTTAAGCTCTTCATCTTTGGGAAACCTTTTTGGTCTACGCACCTCAGTTGGATTATTTTGAAGGCACGGTCAAGTCTTAAATATAAAAAGGTCAAATTGCTTATTCTCTCTGACAGAACCCATGAGTAAGTAATAAAagtggggcggcagtggctcagtggttcatgtaggttgtctacaaaccgaaaggttggtggttcgatccccggctccacctgaccaagtgtcgaggtgtccttgagcaagacacctaaccccagctgctcccgacgagcttgATAGCGCCTTGCATGGctgacaccgccgtcggtgtatgaatgagtgtgtgaatgggtgaatgtgaggcaacttgtaaagcgctttggatggccatgtggtctgttgaaagtgctatataaatgcagtccatttaccatttaccatttaataATTAACAAAGTTAAAAGCACAGAGCACATCagacaacaaatgtaatttcCGTTACGTGTTACTGTAAAACATAAATCTAGGGCATTCTTGCATGTGACAAAGTTGTAAAttggattattttattacttaattttataacttttttgtgtttgtgctgtttcATGTAAATATTcagtacatattttatttatacaataatgGCATGAAAAGAGTAAACAGGATTTTCTCctcatattattttgtatttaattatttatgcatttattcagtTCTACTTTTGTTAATGGTAGACGTTCTTGCATTTTagggaaaaatatatttaaaggaatGTTAAACTTTAAGTGTAACTCCATCAGCAACATTTGTGGCATGGCATCAGTCACTACAGATAAAATTTTTCAATTGTTCTTTaaaaattgtgatgattttttttaaaaggccaagcaataaacaaacaaacaaaaaaagaatacatagttTCAATTGTATAGCAACAATACCTAAACATTATACTGTAACATGTAAGCATTACTTATTTATTTCTGACTTTTTAAATTTGACAAGGATACCACCATGCCATTGCTGattgaattacatttaaagtgtaataataataataataatcataatcataataatatgtgtgtgtgtgtgtgtgtgtgtgtgtgtgtgtgtgtgtatatatatatatatatatatatatatatatatatatatatatatatatatataattactatttGTGCCATAAACCATAAATGTTTTGGATTTAGCTAAATATCTACTGGACCCGGAAAACATCCCTCCTTTAATTAAGATTAAAAATTAACTTGTTGATCAACTTTTTATCATAAGAAATATAAATCAAGTACATAAGACAGTGAGTCAGGACACTATAAAAAGAACAGATACTGTGAGAGATAACATACTGTGAGCTGGAAGCAAACATCATCAGTGAAGAATGAAGCGTTTAGTTTGTATACTGCTGATGCTGGAAACCTTTGTGTTTGCCGTACAGCAGCAGGTAGATGGAGGACTCAGTGAGAACGAGATCAGTCAGCAGCTCAGATCTGAGGATAGAAGACAAAATCCACCTCAAGCCGACAATGTGAGTGCTGAAGCTTCAACTGACAGGCAACAAAACTGCAATCTATGCTTCCCTGACAtccacactgcactgagagaATTGACTGCCACGGTAACTGAGCAGAAAGCAAACATCAGAGCTTTAGAGACACGACTGAGGGATGCTGAGCAAATTGCAGAACAACAGACACTCCATCTGGAAGAGCTTACCAAGAAAAATTATGGTATTTCACTAAAATGTTCACTCTGTTATCAATGATCCAAATAAAACACCAATGCAATACATAATACATAGTGTAAATGTTAGTGTAAAATTGGGTACATACTTTGTAAATTGTGTTATTACAATAAGCTATTACAATGAgcagtgtaaatataatttaacaaaatcTTTATTCTTTCACAGAAATGTCAAATCTTACTCAGAGTCAAGTAGAGGAGTTGAGAAAGGAAAATAGAGGTGAAACAGTGTGCTTGAActatagtagtcaacatttgaagtggatcaaaaagttcatcaaagttgtcctaagacaagaactaGTATTgctttggttttaggacaactttaatGAAGGGTTTAGATCCACTTCAAAAGTTGACTACTGTATATTAAATTCAATTGAGTTTTCAGAGTAGTAAGCAATATTGTGATATCTTATTTTTTGGTTTTCAttgtcagacagacagatagctTTTTCAGCTGGACTGATGCAATCTAGCAGTGGAAATATTGGTCCCTTTACCACTGACATCACACTAACCTACCGGAACGTCTTCACAAACATAGGAAATGCTTACAACCCAATTACAGGTAATTATCAATTAAATGGATTCATAAAACTTGTAGTAATGAGAAGCCTCCCATTCTAGTCAAACTTTCTGTGTCTCTCTTTATTTGTTTTAGGTATTTTCACAGCCCCACTGAAAGGAGCATATATGTTCAGACTCTCTGTTTACGGTCCAGCTAGTCAAGCAACTCCATCAACTGTCTCCATTATTAAGAATGGAGAGCATGTAGTTGTAGCACATGCTCATCAGGCTGGGAATGTGGTAAACTCCTCAAATGGAGTTGTGTTGCTCCTGGAGGATGGAGATGTTGTCTATGTGAGGCTTTCAGCTAACAGGAGGATATCAGATAGCCAGAGTAACCACAATACTTTCAGTGGCTACCTACTGTTTTCCTTAAGAGATCAGTAACTTTGCAGAATGTGATCTTGAACCTTTAACATATGATTTCAGATGAAAATCATAAAGAATCATTGAACCTGAATGGCTACTGTGAGTTTGAAATCTGCCAAAAATTACTGTATACAGAAGTGTTTGTTGTAGTAGTAAACCTAGAATGTTAAATTATACCTTTTTAAGTGTAGCTTGTTACTGCTCCTTGATCTGTATCTCTTCATCCTACATAAGTAAATTAGAGAATAAAGAGATGTTATTGTGGCATTTTCTATATACTCATCTTTTTGGTAACTTTATAATAAGCATATATTAATAAAGTACTTAATTTGTAAGCTATTAGTTTAgagttaattcataatttataaactGCTAATAATctataggggggggggggggctactaGCTCATATGTAAAGAGCTAGATACTGCTTTATTAACAACTCAATAAccataaataaatctgaattacAATACATAATTGTTGGCATCTGGTCATTTTCCATAATAActcatatttaaatgcttagcttAATCAAGATCTTCTCCGCATTTAGCTTCTATATGTATCTAATATTTTGAATGACTTACACAGTAGTGGACAATCTTATGGGCTAGactaacaaaacattaaaatgcaacaaCGTCATTTACAT is part of the Carassius gibelio isolate Cgi1373 ecotype wild population from Czech Republic chromosome A4, carGib1.2-hapl.c, whole genome shotgun sequence genome and harbors:
- the LOC127969607 gene encoding uncharacterized protein LOC127969607, whose translation is MKRLVCILLMLETFVFAVQQQVDGGLSENEISQQLRSEDRRQNPPQADNVSAEASTDRQQNCNLCFPDIHTALRELTATVTEQKANIRALETRLRDAEQIAEQQTLHLEELTKKNYEMSNLTQSQVEELRKENRDRQIAFSAGLMQSSSGNIGPFTTDITLTYRNVFTNIGNAYNPITGIFTAPLKGAYMFRLSVYGPASQATPSTVSIIKNGEHVVVAHAHQAGNVVNSSNGVVLLLEDGDVVYVRLSANRRISDSQSNHNTFSGYLLFSLRDQ